The Ignavibacteria bacterium genome contains the following window.
TTATATTGCATTAAAAGATTATTTAATTAATTGTTAATGTCTGTGCTTATAGGTATCGAATTTCTAATTTTTATGTTATCCAGAATAAACTGAATTTTTAAAACCAAAAAAAATCAAATTCAAATCTTAGAGGCAGAAAAATGAGAAAAATTTTATTGGCAATGCTTTTAATCATAGTTCTTTTTAAGTCAACAATTGCTCAACATATTTATCCTAAAAGGGAATTTCGTGGTGCATGGGTTGCAACTGTTGCGAATATAGATTGGCCTGGAAATCGTAATGCAACATCAGGGCAGAAAATTTCCGAGCTTGTGCAAATCTTTGACAAATTAAAAGAAGCAAACATGAATGCTGTTTTCTTTCAAGTAAGGACTGAATGTGATGCATTGTATAAATCTAATTTTGAGCCGTGGTCATATTGGTTAACAAATGAACAAGGTAAAGAACCAGAGCCTTATTTTGATCCGCTTGAGTTTGCAATTTCAGAAGCGCACTCACGGGGGATGGAATTGCATGCCTGGTTCAATCCTTATCGAGCTGTGAAAGATACTGGTGATTATCAAATTTTTTATAAACATATTTCACAAACTAATCCTGATTGGATTTTATCGTTTGGTAATTACAAAATGCTTGATCCCGGAAATCCTGAAGTTCAAAACTATATTTTAAATGTCATAGCAGATGTCCTGACCAGATATGATGTCGATGGAATTCACTTTGACGATTATTTTTATCCTTATTCTCCAAAAGTCTCAAAAGAAGATTCAATCACATTTTCGAAATTCAATCGTGGTTTCACAAATATTGATGACTGGCGACGAGATAACATTAATTCATTAATGAAAAGAATATATGAATTAATTAAATCTTACAAACCGTATGTAAAATTTGGTATCAGTCCTTTTGGAATAGTTGAAAATAAATATGCTGGAACAGATGGGTTTAATTCATATTCAATTATTTACTGCGATCCGTTAAGCTGGATTAGAGGGAAATATATCGATTACATAATTCCTCAACTCTATTGGGAGATGGATCATCCAAAGGCACCTTACCGTAAGCTTTTGCCCTGGTGGGCTTCTGTTGTTGAAGATAGGCATTTATATATTGGACATTTTTCAAGTCGATTTCAAGCTAAAAATTACCTTGAAAAAGGTTTTGAAATTGGTGAACAAATTAAAATGAATAGAGACAATAAGAATGTGCTTGGTTCGGTATTTTTTAGTGCGAAATCAATCTACCAAAATCAAGGCGGACTATTAGATAGTCTAAAAAACAAGATTTATAAGTATCCTGCCCTGCTTCCAACAATGAATTGGATTGATTCAATTCCACCGAATAAAATTAGAAACTTAAGTTTTCAAAAAATGAGTGATAAAATAATTCTTGAATGGGACGAACCTGAAATAAATTCTCAGGGTGAAAAAGCCTATGGTTATGTTGTTTATAGATTTGTAAATAAAAATAAAGTTGATTTAGAAAACCCAGAAAACATTTTAAGTATTTTAATTCCCAAAAAAGAAAAATTTGTAGATAAAATTGATGATAAATTACAGGGTGAGATTACTTATATAATTACCGCACTGGATCGTCATCAAAATGAAAGCGAAGGTGAAAGTATAAGAATTGTAATCAAATAAAGATGAGAATAAGCAACTAATATCAAAGCCCTTTGTGGTTTTAATATTCTTGATTACCATTTTACACCCAATACAAATGAAGGATAATCAAGTTAAATCCTTTCAGGATTTGGTTTTTTATGCAGCACATAATTCGTTCTACAAATAGGTCGTCGTTATGCAACTTTAATTTGGCTGGATGTAAAAAAAATCTCTCTACAAATAGGTCGTTGCTACGCAACTTTAATTTTGATGTTGTTCAATATTTTTTCTACAAGTAGGTCATCGCTCTGCGATTTCTATTAAAATGTCTGTAGGTAATTTTTGTTTTTATCGAACTTAAAAAAGCTTCGTAGAAGCGACCTATTTGTAGAAAAGACAAGAAACAAAAAATATCAAAGCTCCATAGGAGCGACCTATTCGTAGAATTAACCACGAAGTGGTGAAATTATCATAGAATGAAATTCAAACAAACACAAAATTAAAACTCAGAAGGAGTGACATTATCAAATCAATCACAAACTTCAGAGTTTTGAATTTTTGGCCTGAAAATTTTTTTATAATGTCATCCTTTCAGGATTTTTTTATTTCTTGTCCCTGTAATTTTATCTATAATAATTTCATCCTTTCGGGATTTGATTTTTTATGCAGCACATAATTCGTTCTACAAATAGGTCGTCGTTATGCAACTTTAATTTGGCTGGATGTAAAAAAAATCTCTCTACAAATAGGTCGTTGCTACGCAACTTTAATTTTGATGTTGTTCAATATTTTTTCTACAAGTAGGTCATCGCTCTGCGATTTCTATTAAAATGTCTGTAGGTAATTTTTGTTTTTATCGAACTTAAAAAAGCTTCGTTAGAAGCGACCTATTTGTAGAAAAGACAAGAAACAAAAAATATTAAAGCTCCATAGGAGCGACCTATTTGTAGTAAAATTAACCACGAAGTGGTGAAATTATTAAAGAATGAAATTCACACAAACACAAAATTAAAACTCCGAAGTAGTGTCATTATTAAATCAATCACAAACTTCAGCGTTTTGAATTTTTGGCCTGAAAATTTTTTTCATAATGTCATTCTTTTAGGATTTTTTGATCTTGTGCCTGCAATTTTATCTATAATAATTTCATCCATTCGGGATTTTTTATGTGAAATTGATTTTTCTATAATAATTTCGTCCAATCTGGATTTAATTTTCAATTTGCTGAATTTAAATCAATCTCTTTTTTGGGAGAATTTTCTCAACTCCTAAGGAGTTGAATTTGATTAGCCCCGAATTGCATTCGGGGAATTTGTTCAAAAGAATAATCCAACCCTGAAAGGGTTGAATGTGATGTTCAAAATTTTTTTGTTTGATCTATAATTGATTTTTTAAGATCGTTTAGAACAATTTCTGTTATAATTGAACCCCTTCAGGGCTCTTTTTTTCTTCCCATTAACCCCCAATGCGATTGGGGGCTATTCACATTAAATCACTGCGGGGTTTTTATATTTTTTGTTTTTTTATGTGTAATTGTTTTTTCTATAAAAATTTCATCCATTCTGGATTTGATTTTTTATGCGGTATATCCTGCGATTATGAAATTCTTTTAATCTATCGAATACTTTATTGGTTATTCCACTAATAGTTGATAAACTCATCATGGGTTCATTAAAGAAATATTTAACTATTCTTTTTATATCTCTGTAACTTTCACCTTGTGTGAAGACTTTTGTTATAAAGTCATTTACATCACTAAGGCGTCTTTCCCATTTATTAAAAATATTATTTTGATATACCATATATCTTAATCTCGGAACTCGAATATTTTCAATTAGTCCGAACTTTGTAATTAGATGTCTTGTGTAATAACCATTACGGTACCAATTCCTTTTTATCAAAGCTTTACTCCTCTCATATTCAACTTTTGCTTCAAGTAAAGTTTCAATTAAATATTTCAGAAATCTTAATACAATTGAATTAATAAAATAAACTAGATTTTTGTTTCCTTTGAAATATTCAATATTTTCGCTTAGGTCTTTATTGAATGTTATTTTCATGGGCATTTATCCTCCATTTTTTTTCAAATTTAGTGAGGGTAAATACCTCTTTCATTTTTATCCTTTTAAACAATTTTTAAACGCTATTCTTTATTTATTAAAATACTCTTATATCTGCCCTAATACAGATGTCCTGTCTTATCATACCTTCGTTTGTAATAGCTCGTATATGTGATATTAAAATGCCTCATGAATTCCCCAAGATTACCCTGAGGTGTCTCAATAAGCAGATGGAAGTGGCTCTTCATCAATATACAGCTGAATACTTTGATATTATAAATTTTCGCTGACTGGCTTAATATCTTACAAAATGTTTTTCTGTCTGTATCATAATCAAATATCCCTTTCCTTTCATTGCCACGACAGGTAAATGAGATAAACTGCTCCAGTATAATGTATCCTTAATGGCCTCGCCATAGGTTTTTATACCATTTTTACTCTCTTTTGTCAATTGTAAAGAATTGACCTCTTTTTCCTATCATATCATCCATTTTCGCAAGAACTGTAGCAATTTGCGAGTTACTGTCAACGGAGCGAACAGGAGCCTCACGATGAAACGAACCAGATCCGCTGCCAGGCTTCCAATCATCGCATCCGCCACTCTTGTTCCAATGAACAGCGCCGTAAAACCTTGCAGAAAAATCAAGGCTAAGAGAGCCATAAATAATAGTCGTCCCCATGAAGGAAGAAAAGGAGCGAGCAGAGTGAACAGGAACATTCCAAAACAGACAGCTGCGTCGTCAGACTCTGCTGCCTAACATATAAAGTAACACAACAAAAAGCCAACCAATCAGAACGGCAAACTCGTATGGTACGATATCCGGGAACTCCATAGCTATCCCTCCATCTCAGATCCGCTATGCTTATTCATTGTTCTGCAAATGTGGATAACAATAGCCGATACATTATCTTGTCCACCTCGTTTCAAGGCTGACACTACCAGCTCTTTTGCAGGGTCCTGTGCAGTATTTAGAATTGCTTCAATTTCATCGTCTGTTATCATATCCGTTAATCCATCACTGCATAAGAGTAACACGTCGCTATCTAATAATTTGAGGTGTGCACAGTCCACGAAAACTGTCTTCCCCCCACCAAAGGAATTTAAAAGCATATGCGATGGAACACCTGTGACTGCCTTTACCGAGTGATCCTGCGATATTTGAACGAGACATCCGTCTCGCAGCCGATATAGCCGGCTATCTCCTGCATTGAAATAGTAAGCAAGTCCGCCATAAAGCAACAGAGCCACCAACGTCGTTCCCATCCCTGCCAAGTCGGGATTACGCTGTGATTCTTCTAAAACCTGTGCATGAACCTTCTGTGCCCATGAGCGAATCTGCTCTAATAATGTGGATTCTGAAAGTCCTGAAGGAACACTATGAACTTCCCGGGCCATCAATTTTAGAACCATCTCTGCTGCTACCTCTCCGGCATTATATCCTCCCATACCATCCGCCAGAGCAATGAGATAGCAGGCATCCCCATCCAGTAGAATCGACAGATCCTTCCGTCCCTCTGCTAGGATTTCCTCCCCAAGCAGAATCCTATCCTCATTCCTTTCCCTCCGGCCGGTATTGGTTAAAGCCGTAATGCGCAGTTCCATGATTTCACACCCGCTCAGTCTTGTCTTGCTTGTGATCTTTTATTTCAATGTAGAACTCAATGTTGCCGATTACAAGAAAGGATTTATCCTTCAACACCTGGGGTTTGTGTGGCTCAAGCACCTGATTATTATATTTGGTTCCGTTTGTTGAACCGAGATCTGTTACCATCCAACCCACCTGAGGGTCGAAGGTGAACTTGCAATGTTGACGGGATATTTTCTTAAAGGGTGAAAACACATCCGCAAAACGCCCTTCCGTTCTCCCGATCACATCGCCTTTTTGGATGACTATGTCAAGGTTAAGATTTCGATTAATGAGATGAAGCCCGACGGTTGGTGAATCCACCTGAAGGATTGGTCCTTTCGCCTGTGTTGTTCGAATGCTTGCCTGCTCAGGGGGAGGTACCGATGCAACAGGAGCGCCGTCCTTAAACAGGTTTGAAGCCTTAACAAGTTCTTTGCTATCAAAAGTACAAAATCGGCCCCGGCCGGGTCTGCGACACTGAGGGCAGAACTGCAACTCCTGTCCGCACTGGTCACAGAACCAGGAGTCGTCATCAATTTTTGACTTACAGTTGGGGCAAATCAGCATGTGGTTTTCCACCCGTTTTACTCAAGGTATCTACGTTTCATGTTTGTAATAATCATAAAACAGTTGGCAAAAGCTTCTTCATATTTCCTTGCGCTGATAAGTTCAACCGTCTTTAATACCAGTTGCTTGTAGAGTTGTGCGTAAATCTCGTGCGCGTTTGCTTCTCCCTCAATGGCTTTCACAATACGAGGCGCGATAGAGTAATATTCCAGGATGAGAGCGTCCCCATCAGAGAGGTTTCGCACATAAGTATCCCGGAAAGCCCGTAACACTTTCAGTTCAATGCAATCATCAGGCAGGTGCATTGCTTTAGCGCATGCAGTTGCGATGAGACAGGGGCCATCTTTTACAACCCTTCCAGACTCTTTTTCAACACGGACGCCCGTGTCATGGTCGGTGAACCAGCCCATTTTCTTTATCTTCCCAGTTTCCTTGTCAATCCGGTATCCTGTATACGACTCGGTAAACCAGCCCACTTTCTTTATCTCCCCAGTATCCTTGTCAATCCGGTATCCTGTATACGATTCGGTGAACCATCCAACTTTCTTTATCTCCCCAGTCACTGGATCGATACGGTAGGAACCATCCGTGTCCTCAATACCCATTTTTCTTAAGAGTTCTTTCAATTCTTTGTCATCCATTTTACTGCCACCTTCCTAGATTATAACTTTCATAACCATTTTATCTTCTTAATTACCTATCTGCTGCCGGCATATACAAGCACGTAACTGGTTCTTGATCAAGATGCGCATAATCTCGTTCATCCGTGTATATTTATTTGGAGAAACCGCCGGCCAAAAAGCCGGGGAAGAAAAGGCAAACCCGCCGACTTCCAAGAAGTCTGCCGTCGCTCCTTCTAAGAACTCTGGTGCTAATCATTTTGCCACCTCCTCTATATCGTCCACAGTGATTGTAATGAGGTCTTCTTGTTGGGTAGTACCTTCGGCCAGCAGACGCTGGATTCTTTCCGCTTGACACACAAGCACCTGCTCAAAGATGTTCCTGACTGTTCTACCGTTGGCGAAATTCTTGTCCCGACGGCGGTAAAGATCCTCCATAAGCGTAAGAACCTTCTCTTCTGCATCAGGTCCCAAGCGCATGGCCTTTGCCGACACCATCGAAATAAATATCGCTTTCAATTCTTCGGGCATATAGTCCTCAAAGTCGACGTAGCGGGTAAAGCGTGAGGCCAGTCCCGGGTTAGTGTCCAAAAACCTCTGCATTTCATTGGGGTAGCCCGCCACAATAACCCCAAACTTGCCCCTATCGTCTTCCATACGCTTGAGAAGCGTATCAATTGCTTCACGGCCAAAAGAGTCGTATGCCAGGGTATAGGCTTCGTCAATAAACAGGATTCCTCCCATAGCCCTGTTGATAACAGCATTTGTCTTGGGTGCCGTCTGCCCCACATACTCTGCTACGAGGTCTTTCCGGTCGACCTCCACGATGTGCCCTCGCCGCAGAAGTCCAAGAGCCTGGAAAATCTCCCCCAGAATACGAGCTACCGTCGTCTTACCGGTGCCCGGATTCCCACGAAATACAAAATGTAAATTCAAAGGCGTCTGCCCAACTCCTGTCGCTGCCCGTACTCGCTCCACCTCCAGGTAAGCCGCCAGTTTCCTTAACTCTTCTTTGATCCGTTGTAAACCAACCAATCCATCGAGCTTTGCCAGAACCTCCTGCAAGGAAAGACGTCTCTCCTCGCCGTGATAAGCTTTTCGGACATCATCAGGCAAAATCAACGACCATTCCTCTGGATCCTCTGGAGGCTCTGCCGTAACTCGCCTGCTTTGGACTTTGATACATTCCTCAACAAAATTTCTGACCTCTCGAGCGTTGGCGAAATTCCTATCGCGTCTCTCCCACATCTCCCATAAAACTCTCTTGGCTTCCTCGTCCGCACATTGTCCCAGTTTGTATCCGTAACCCCTCACCATACCTTCAAAAATCAAGAAAAGCTCCTCTGGCTTATAATCAGGTAGGTGGAAAAACCGTGTGAACCGAGACCGAAGTCCAGGATTTGAGTCCAGAAATCTCTGCATTTCCTGCTGATAACCTGCTGCAATCACAACCAATCTCCCCCGGTCATCCTCCATTCGTTTAAGGAGTGTATCAATTGCTTCCTGCCCAAATGTATCATTATCCCCCTGCTTCATGGTATAGGCTTCATCAATGAAGAGGACACCCCCTAAAGCCTCATCTATCTTCGCGTTTGTCAAGGGTGCCGTTTGTCCCACATACCCAGCTACAAGGTTCTTACGATCAACTTCCACCACATGTCCTCGGTCCAATAAACCTATGGCTGCCAGGACCTCACCTAACTTTCTTGCGATCGTAGTCTTGCCCGTGCCAGGATTCCCGGTAAGCACCATATGAAGATTAGGAAGGAACGGGCGACCTGACAGATCCGCACGCTTCTTCTGGACTTCGAGCATTTTGATCAAATCGCCAATTTCTTTCTTGACCTCATCCATCCCTACAAGCTCGTTCAGTTCACGCATAATCTCCTCAGCCGGCTTCACCTCTGTTACTGGCCCCTTTATATCCTCTGGAAAGATAAGTCCATCGTCCCCCTTGCGGAGTAGATATCTTTTTCTGATGCCGTCTGCCTCGCTCTGGGCCACATGTCCATTCCCATAGGACTCATCTGCGTGTCGGTAGAGCCACAGGAAACGCTTTCTTAGCATTTCACGAGCCTGGTCTGTAAGATACAATCCCCAGGCGTTCAACTTCTTCTCAGCAATGGTCAACAATTGATCATGATTCAGTCTCGTGAGCCTCAGGGTATAAGCGAAAAGCCCCTTAACATTCGGGTTGTTCTTCAAGTACTCCTCAAAGCCCTTGTACAAACCTGCCAGAATTACGATGGGGTCGTCTAACGACTTCTTTATCTCCACAAGCAGTTTGTCGAGGGGATCTACAGTGCTGGAGTAACCTGCGGGTACGAGCTTTTGCACATCATTGATAAAGAGCAAATTACCTTTTGCCTTTTGAAAGTTCTGCGCTAAGTCCTTATTAAATTGCTGATAATCTGCAGCCTCAACGGTCACCGCATCCTTGATAAGACCGCAGCGTATGAAGGTTGCAGTCAAGAAGTCAACAATTGTGTTCTTACCTGTTCCCGCCTCCCCTATGATGATAGTATTGAAGTTAGGCCGCCCCACCGATTGCCCTTGTTGTCTTTCTGCAAGTTGCACAATCTCCAAGAGCTCCGCTTTTACCTGCTCCGAGACGACGAGATCGTCAATAGCTAGACTTGTTGTGAGGTTCGCAAGGCGTTCCCCACAGCGCTTGCAGTACTTTGCGCTATCCCGGTTGTTGGTAGCGCACTTCAAGCACGTGTTGGACATGCCAACAATGCCTCCTTCTACAATATGCTAAAACTCATCCCGGGATGACCTTTTAACTACCAGGCCACAAGGTCTCTCAAGCTTATGCGCTGGCTTGCCGACGAAAGACCAGCATGTTATAAGTATAGGCACTTTCCCGTCGTCCTAGTAATGAACCAAGACAACCGGGTCGTTCCACAATCGTGCACTCGTCTGCACGATAAAATTCCCAACCCTGTTGAGCCATATCATTGATGATCTTCTCCACGTAGCCTGCGGTTATGTCCTCCGGTAACCTAGCTTCGAAAAGCTTTCGCATAATTGTAACATTGCGTGGGAGAGGAATAACCTTGTAAACCCACTGATTAGCCATTTCTTCATTCCTCCTGTTTGGTTTTAGATGTTTTCGTGACAAGAATTGCCGCAACCACTATTTCACCAATTCTCATCCTCCGCATCGCTCGATAGTATTCCTCGATCCTATCGAGAGACAACTGTCTAGCACTTGCCTCTTCCGACGTTAACCCAGCAGCCTCGAGTAATTTATTTCTATAAGTCCTCCAATAGTACACCGTTACACCGGCTCCAATCAAAGATAAAACCGGAGCAGAGTAAATAACTAAATATATAATCAAAACGCTTAATAAAAAACCAAAAATTGCACCTAACCACCCTGCTAATTCTACTGCTAATTCTATTACCTTTGGCATCATTATCAATATCCATGGCAACTCTATCAAAACAACAACAAAAAAAGCCTCCGGATGTTTGTCGAACCCAGACTGCTCAGGCCACCCGTAAATTTTAGCCATGATCGAAACAAAAATAAAATAAATAGTAAAAGCAAAGCTCAACATCGATTTATTTCGCAATTCTTTATTCTGTTTCTTTACTTCTTTACGCTTTTCTTTAATCATCTGATCGTATGCCTTCTCGACCTCCGCTCTTTTCTGCTCCCGTTCTTGATCTATCTGTTGCTCCACTTCAAGAGCCTTAGACCTAATTGCTTTTTCTTCCTCTGCCACCTTCTCCATCCACGGACCACCATTCTCTACCGACCGAACTATGGCGAGAACCCCTTGATAAAGTTCTCCAAATTCTGCAACCCCGTCATTACTTGCGACCAACCGGGCTAAGGGAACGAAGGTCGTCGAAGGGATGGTAGACATCACGCGCTGCCACATCTGACTGTGTTTATCGTAGGTAGCCCTAAGAACCCTCAGAAATTCCCGCAAATAGCCAATGACGGCATCGACGTTTCCGCTTCCTTCAATACGCTTAGCATATTCTGTAAGCATCAACGCCACCTGTTCTGCAAATCCTGCCATGAAGCTCTGATCCTCCCATAATTTCTTTGTGTCTACTATCGTCAGTATGCGCTCCAGAGATGCAAACGGGTCTAATCTAATGTCATCAAAGTTGTGGAGCACACCTGTTGCCAAAGCCAACACGGCTTCACTGTTCGTGCCCTGCCCCTCCGCTACTTCTAACAGCCGCTCATTCAAAGAGGTGTCCGCATAATAGCGGAGCCAGTAATTTAGCTCTTTTACGTCCTGCTGCAAAAGCCTATGGGCGTTTTCACGAAGCAGCTGCTCTAAATCGCCAGCATCCTTGAGGATTAGGTACTCCGCCATAGAAATCCTCCCTTTATAGCATAACGGAATGTGGTGATATCAAAGCGTTTAAGCGAACGCCATTTTTCGATGCTATCCTTTAACTCAGGGAACTGCTGAAGCCACAGTGAGAGCTTAGAATAAGGATCACGAAGGTCGTCCACCAGATGTTGCTTTACTGCCTCATCGACTTCCAAAAGCTCTTCTGGCCTTTGAAAGCGATACGAGCCTATTCTGAGTATATCACCCCCTTCCAGAGAGAGGATCAGAGTATTGAGAGCCAATTTTGTTGAGTCCGGTACAGCAAAGAGCTTCCGGAACTTGTCAGCTTCTTGCTTATACCCTCTCGCTTCTAGGTAAAGGTACAGGGCGGCCGTCGGCTGCTTGAGCTCTTTCTTATAGTGGAGAAAATGTTCCTCTAAGTGGGATGCAATCTCTTCCGGCGTCCCATACTGACCGCCATCTACCCCTCGGAATGGGCGATTCGGGTCCAGGATATAAATAGCTTTGACCAACCCTGCCTCCTGATCACGCGGATACTCCTCCTCTACGATGGTCTCTATAGCGGAATAAAGGAACTGGTTGACGGGTTCGAGCCATTTTGAAATGGCCTTCCTGTAAAGGTGACGTTTCCCAAGCTCGGGATCTCGTTCCATCAAATCAGCCAGGCTTGCGGGATCTATCGCTACAATCTCTTGTCCCCCTTTCATCGAGAAGACGAACGGTGGATACTCTTTATGGACTTCGGAGTAGACCGGAACCTCTTCGCCGCGAAGCCAGCGTTGAACATCATCATATCCCCAGCGGTGCGCCGGATTGACGGTGATGAGTCCTTTGATGAGCGTCTGAAACTCCCGCGGGAGGTCCTCAGGTATCTCCACCCGACCCTCCATTTTCATGCGCATAGTCCCATACTCACCTAACCCCTCAAACGGCTCACGACCCGTCCATAGGTGGATGAGAGTTATGCCAAGGGCATAGTAGTCTACAGATCTGTCAACAACCGTCTTTCCTCGAATACTTTGAAACACCTCTGGTGGCGCATATACAAGGGTACGGGCCTGACCAGTCAGCTTCTTCGAAAAACCCTCCTCCAACACTGAAGAGATCCCGAAATCGCCCACGACGATATCCCGACGTTCACGATCCCTAAAAAAGATGTTTGACGGTTTAATATCCCGATGAATGACACCTCTTTCATGACAGAAATGGAGGGCATTGACGACCTCGCGCACAATTTCCCTCAGCCTCTGAGGATCCCGGATGGGAAGCACCTCAGAAAGAGTTCCACCGGCAGCGTATTCCATGACCTCATAGAACCGGCCCTGATACCATCCACAGTCAATCAGGGCAACGATATCCGGATGCCGAATCCCTTGAATATACTCGGCAATTTCGTGCTTCGGCTGAAATGCTGGATAATAAATCTTCAGGACAAAGCGATCGCCAGCATGTTCTACCAGGAAGGTTTCGGCCTCACCGGATGCAGCGAGCCTATCTATCAGCCTATAGCGCTTTCCCTTGAGTACCACTTCACTTTCCGCTAGCGTAACTCCAGAGGAAATAACACCGCCCGCTTCACGCTCTGTAGCCTCTTGCATCCCCGAAGAAATAATCCCTTCCTCTTCCGAATGGATCGTCTTTTCTTCACTCATATCTGAACCTCCTCAAGAGTAGATATTGTTTCGGTTTCAAAAATCCACTCCCCGCCTGGAGCTGGGTCCGCACAACCTTGCGGACCCTCCGGATGCAAACAATCGTAGGCCTTACAAAGCCACCCAATTGGTTTTCTGGTAATCTTAATCGTCGGCAAAATCACCTTTAAAGCTCCAAAAAAACGTCTGGCCTCCTGGTTGTTCTTAAAGTTGCGTTGCTGAAGCTTCTCCAAAGCATCGGATTGGATCGATGGAGTTTGCTGGCTTTGTATCTCTTTGGCTTGGTCAATGAGCTTATCCGCCCGCCCCTTATGAAAAAGGGGCTCAGCGGACTTCTTCTGCTGCCATTTCTCAACCTTGTTCTGGTATTCTTTCATCTTTATTAACTCTATCCTTTCCTCGGAAGGTCGGGAGAGTGTAGCTGTTTGCTCGGTTGGTACTAAAAGACCTTGCGCTTCGATTGTTCGCTTGAGATCCTCAATGGATTGACGGGCCTGAGGTGTTAGCGGAATTCCACAATGCTTACAGAAATCAAAATAGCTCATGTTACCACATTGGGGACACGGTATGCCATCAGCGGGATTGCCACATTCCGCGCAAAACTTCGCCCCTTCCTCCAGAGGTGCATAGCAGAACTTGCACTGGCCTTCCAGAAGCCATGCCCCGCACGCTTCACAAATATCGGCACCCGGCAGAATTAGAGCATCACACTGCGGACACTTTCGCGCCGGCGAAAGGGCTACACCACAATTAGCGCAAAAGGATGACTCCTCTTCATTCT
Protein-coding sequences here:
- a CDS encoding protein kinase — translated: MSEEKTIHSEEEGIISSGMQEATEREAGGVISSGVTLAESEVVLKGKRYRLIDRLAASGEAETFLVEHAGDRFVLKIYYPAFQPKHEIAEYIQGIRHPDIVALIDCGWYQGRFYEVMEYAAGGTLSEVLPIRDPQRLREIVREVVNALHFCHERGVIHRDIKPSNIFFRDRERRDIVVGDFGISSVLEEGFSKKLTGQARTLVYAPPEVFQSIRGKTVVDRSVDYYALGITLIHLWTGREPFEGLGEYGTMRMKMEGRVEIPEDLPREFQTLIKGLITVNPAHRWGYDDVQRWLRGEEVPVYSEVHKEYPPFVFSMKGGQEIVAIDPASLADLMERDPELGKRHLYRKAISKWLEPVNQFLYSAIETIVEEEYPRDQEAGLVKAIYILDPNRPFRGVDGGQYGTPEEIASHLEEHFLHYKKELKQPTAALYLYLEARGYKQEADKFRKLFAVPDSTKLALNTLILSLEGGDILRIGSYRFQRPEELLEVDEAVKQHLVDDLRDPYSKLSLWLQQFPELKDSIEKWRSLKRFDITTFRYAIKGGFLWRST
- a CDS encoding family 10 glycosylhydrolase; protein product: MRKILLAMLLIIVLFKSTIAQHIYPKREFRGAWVATVANIDWPGNRNATSGQKISELVQIFDKLKEANMNAVFFQVRTECDALYKSNFEPWSYWLTNEQGKEPEPYFDPLEFAISEAHSRGMELHAWFNPYRAVKDTGDYQIFYKHISQTNPDWILSFGNYKMLDPGNPEVQNYILNVIADVLTRYDVDGIHFDDYFYPYSPKVSKEDSITFSKFNRGFTNIDDWRRDNINSLMKRIYELIKSYKPYVKFGISPFGIVENKYAGTDGFNSYSIIYCDPLSWIRGKYIDYIIPQLYWEMDHPKAPYRKLLPWWASVVEDRHLYIGHFSSRFQAKNYLEKGFEIGEQIKMNRDNKNVLGSVFFSAKSIYQNQGGLLDSLKNKIYKYPALLPTMNWIDSIPPNKIRNLSFQKMSDKIILEWDEPEINSQGEKAYGYVVYRFVNKNKVDLENPENILSILIPKKEKFVDKIDDKLQGEITYIITALDRHQNESEGESIRIVIK
- a CDS encoding serine/threonine-protein phosphatase, with amino-acid sequence MELRITALTNTGRRERNEDRILLGEEILAEGRKDLSILLDGDACYLIALADGMGGYNAGEVAAEMVLKLMAREVHSVPSGLSESTLLEQIRSWAQKVHAQVLEESQRNPDLAGMGTTLVALLLYGGLAYYFNAGDSRLYRLRDGCLVQISQDHSVKAVTGVPSHMLLNSFGGGKTVFVDCAHLKLLDSDVLLLCSDGLTDMITDDEIEAILNTAQDPAKELVVSALKRGGQDNVSAIVIHICRTMNKHSGSEMEG
- a CDS encoding FHA domain-containing protein, with protein sequence MENHMLICPNCKSKIDDDSWFCDQCGQELQFCPQCRRPGRGRFCTFDSKELVKASNLFKDGAPVASVPPPEQASIRTTQAKGPILQVDSPTVGLHLINRNLNLDIVIQKGDVIGRTEGRFADVFSPFKKISRQHCKFTFDPQVGWMVTDLGSTNGTKYNNQVLEPHKPQVLKDKSFLVIGNIEFYIEIKDHKQDKTERV
- a CDS encoding AAA family ATPase, translated to MSNTCLKCATNNRDSAKYCKRCGERLANLTTSLAIDDLVVSEQVKAELLEIVQLAERQQGQSVGRPNFNTIIIGEAGTGKNTIVDFLTATFIRCGLIKDAVTVEAADYQQFNKDLAQNFQKAKGNLLFINDVQKLVPAGYSSTVDPLDKLLVEIKKSLDDPIVILAGLYKGFEEYLKNNPNVKGLFAYTLRLTRLNHDQLLTIAEKKLNAWGLYLTDQAREMLRKRFLWLYRHADESYGNGHVAQSEADGIRKRYLLRKGDDGLIFPEDIKGPVTEVKPAEEIMRELNELVGMDEVKKEIGDLIKMLEVQKKRADLSGRPFLPNLHMVLTGNPGTGKTTIARKLGEVLAAIGLLDRGHVVEVDRKNLVAGYVGQTAPLTNAKIDEALGGVLFIDEAYTMKQGDNDTFGQEAIDTLLKRMEDDRGRLVVIAAGYQQEMQRFLDSNPGLRSRFTRFFHLPDYKPEELFLIFEGMVRGYGYKLGQCADEEAKRVLWEMWERRDRNFANAREVRNFVEECIKVQSRRVTAEPPEDPEEWSLILPDDVRKAYHGEERRLSLQEVLAKLDGLVGLQRIKEELRKLAAYLEVERVRAATGVGQTPLNLHFVFRGNPGTGKTTVARILGEIFQALGLLRRGHIVEVDRKDLVAEYVGQTAPKTNAVINRAMGGILFIDEAYTLAYDSFGREAIDTLLKRMEDDRGKFGVIVAGYPNEMQRFLDTNPGLASRFTRYVDFEDYMPEELKAIFISMVSAKAMRLGPDAEEKVLTLMEDLYRRRDKNFANGRTVRNIFEQVLVCQAERIQRLLAEGTTQQEDLITITVDDIEEVAK